A region of Myxococcus stipitatus DSM 14675 DNA encodes the following proteins:
- a CDS encoding PepSY-associated TM helix domain-containing protein, whose protein sequence is MRLKSGTYRVLWEAHAWAGATASVLLVGMFLLGVASLFRHELEPWQEPRLRTPLVVDEARTMATLQRWMDTRVERGSAPALLNVVLPAPYAPWLGLGWKEKDGSEVAVKVNPLTGEEVPERSDLGEFLFHLHFLYPLPGGMFIAGLVATVLLLVVGTGLVLQVGRFRRELVRFRPREALRTAWGDLHKVLGSVGLPFQAVMAWTAAIICLNATVMRPVMIHTAFDGDVEAGLASTGYPGPLKRAGVAAPAPDVAKALEQARVSLPGVRHYRFAIRNLGDAQGFVDVRGYARQGLHEFTSVRVSRTGEVLNVRPAGGPGPSAWLLEGAYVLHSGLYAGMGLRLVYALLGILSALCVLTGNLIWLERRARGMRPVDVGLARLTAGGFGGAALALAAVFLANQLLPDSLANRPAWEHATFYGVWCLCVLGAPLYPRATEWAYGLMALSGAILVLLPGLDAWRNARPLLAPAGSPYVFFADLAFLFLGALFLVSAWVVRRMAPSEPVVAAAPLNVPATEQP, encoded by the coding sequence ATGAGGCTCAAGTCCGGGACCTACCGCGTGCTGTGGGAGGCCCATGCCTGGGCGGGCGCGACGGCGTCGGTGCTGCTCGTCGGCATGTTCCTGCTCGGCGTCGCCTCCTTGTTCCGCCATGAGCTGGAGCCGTGGCAGGAGCCTCGGCTGCGCACGCCCCTGGTCGTGGACGAGGCGCGGACGATGGCCACGCTTCAGCGGTGGATGGACACGCGCGTGGAGCGCGGCTCCGCGCCCGCCCTGCTGAACGTGGTCCTCCCCGCACCCTATGCGCCGTGGCTGGGGCTGGGGTGGAAGGAGAAGGACGGCTCCGAGGTGGCGGTGAAGGTGAACCCGCTGACGGGAGAAGAGGTTCCGGAGCGCAGTGACCTGGGCGAGTTCCTGTTCCACCTGCACTTCCTCTATCCACTCCCGGGCGGGATGTTCATCGCGGGGCTGGTGGCCACGGTGTTGTTGCTGGTGGTGGGGACGGGGCTGGTCCTCCAGGTCGGCCGCTTCCGCCGGGAGCTCGTGCGGTTCCGCCCCCGCGAGGCCCTGCGCACCGCGTGGGGGGACCTGCACAAGGTGCTGGGCAGCGTGGGCCTGCCCTTCCAGGCGGTGATGGCGTGGACAGCGGCCATCATCTGTCTGAACGCCACCGTGATGCGGCCGGTGATGATCCACACGGCCTTCGATGGAGACGTCGAAGCGGGTCTTGCGTCCACGGGCTACCCGGGGCCCCTCAAGCGCGCGGGAGTCGCCGCGCCCGCGCCCGATGTGGCCAAGGCACTCGAGCAGGCGCGTGTCTCGCTCCCCGGCGTCCGTCACTACCGGTTCGCCATCCGCAACCTGGGAGATGCCCAGGGCTTCGTCGACGTCCGGGGCTACGCGCGGCAGGGCCTCCACGAGTTCACCTCCGTCCGCGTCTCGCGCACGGGCGAGGTGCTGAACGTGCGGCCCGCGGGCGGGCCCGGTCCCTCCGCCTGGTTGCTGGAGGGCGCGTACGTGCTGCACTCGGGCCTCTACGCCGGAATGGGGCTGCGGCTCGTGTACGCGCTGCTCGGCATCCTCAGCGCCCTCTGCGTCCTGACGGGCAACCTCATCTGGCTGGAGCGTCGCGCGCGGGGCATGCGGCCGGTGGACGTGGGGCTCGCGCGGCTCACGGCGGGTGGGTTCGGCGGGGCCGCGCTCGCGCTCGCGGCGGTGTTCCTGGCGAACCAGCTCCTGCCCGACTCGCTGGCGAACCGCCCCGCGTGGGAGCACGCGACCTTCTACGGGGTGTGGTGCCTCTGTGTGCTGGGCGCGCCGCTGTATCCGCGCGCCACGGAGTGGGCGTATGGCCTCATGGCCCTGTCGGGGGCCATCCTCGTCCTGCTCCCGGGGCTGGATGCCTGGCGCAATGCGCGCCCCCTCCTGGCCCCGGCGGGCTCGCCCTATGTCTTCTTCGCGGACCTGGCGTTCCTCTTCCTCGGCGCGCTGTTCCTGGTGTCGGCCTGGGTCGTTCGCCGCATGGCTCCCAGCGAGCCGGTGGTCGCGGCGGCGCCCCTGAACGTGCCGGCCACCGAGCAGCCGTGA
- a CDS encoding MxcI produces the protein MRRAAWGLLAGAALVLSACGDDKTPDGDKGPGVGEEGPLFLVHSAVETNGSRTNYFSLVESLDQAKTLDYSKSLELPGRPRLYSAKGVGFFAIGSGEAPTITRYEVRDGAFVAGTSMSFQQLGVKRLGAQAVHFVSPTKAYYKDDAQAQIIVWNPAEMRVVKTIELPKEFIKQGYSTGLSQWATREGEAFFAVGWSTTVFDAVLPGAILVRIDTATDEVTWQEDSRCRDLGKTARIGDTLYFFSGVINGLGYAVKGTESAGQQDCILRISQGQKRFDADYVGSAAPALGEKKVGTVIAVTDDGMAWLQVADTTITPTAPGTTYREWYYKGWSWWRVPLATLRDPVRVPGEPGAYSAFTITSGSNFFISQSGSDYALSTLVELSTDTPKPGISFPGFVLDVARIR, from the coding sequence ATGAGGCGTGCCGCGTGGGGACTCCTGGCGGGCGCCGCCCTGGTCCTGTCGGCGTGCGGGGACGACAAGACCCCGGACGGTGACAAGGGCCCTGGGGTGGGGGAGGAAGGCCCTCTGTTCCTGGTGCACTCGGCCGTCGAGACGAACGGCAGCCGGACGAACTACTTCTCCCTGGTGGAGTCGCTGGACCAGGCGAAGACGCTGGACTACTCGAAGTCGCTGGAGCTGCCGGGTCGTCCGCGCCTGTATTCGGCGAAGGGCGTGGGCTTCTTCGCCATCGGCTCGGGTGAGGCCCCCACCATCACCCGCTACGAGGTGCGCGACGGTGCGTTCGTCGCGGGCACCAGCATGTCGTTCCAGCAGCTGGGGGTGAAGCGGCTGGGCGCGCAGGCCGTGCACTTCGTCAGCCCCACGAAGGCCTACTACAAGGACGACGCGCAGGCGCAGATCATCGTCTGGAACCCCGCGGAGATGCGCGTGGTGAAGACCATCGAGCTGCCGAAGGAGTTCATCAAGCAGGGCTACTCCACGGGGCTGAGCCAGTGGGCCACCCGTGAGGGTGAGGCGTTCTTCGCGGTGGGGTGGTCCACCACGGTGTTCGACGCGGTGTTGCCCGGGGCCATCCTGGTGCGCATCGACACCGCGACGGATGAGGTCACCTGGCAGGAGGACTCGCGGTGCCGCGACCTCGGGAAGACGGCGCGCATCGGCGACACGCTCTACTTCTTCAGCGGCGTCATCAACGGCCTGGGCTACGCGGTCAAGGGCACGGAGAGCGCGGGGCAGCAGGACTGCATCCTCCGCATCTCCCAGGGACAGAAGCGCTTCGACGCGGACTACGTCGGCTCGGCGGCTCCGGCCCTGGGTGAGAAGAAGGTGGGGACCGTCATCGCCGTGACGGACGACGGCATGGCGTGGCTCCAGGTCGCCGACACGACGATTACGCCGACGGCGCCGGGCACCACCTATCGCGAGTGGTACTACAAGGGCTGGAGCTGGTGGCGGGTGCCGCTCGCGACGCTCCGCGACCCCGTCCGCGTGCCGGGCGAGCCTGGGGCGTACAGCGCCTTCACCATCACGTCGGGCTCGAACTTCTTCATCAGCCAGAGCGGGTCGGACTACGCGCTCTCCACGCTGGTGGAGCTGAGCACCGACACGCCCAAGCCGGGCATCTCCTTCCCGGGCTTCGTCCTGGACGTGGCGCGCATCCGCTGA
- a CDS encoding NUDIX hydrolase produces MEQMDVIDAQGRVVGRASREEVYGQKLPHRIVHVMVEHDGKVFLQRRSLQMKFMPGHLCTSAGGHVDAGEAPLDAAQRELREELGLDSPLSLVAEFVFDDGHHRRIFLYRTRLDGAMRFSEREVGGGLFLAPEELGRLRDEPCHPQLLPCLEQMFPLSGGGARP; encoded by the coding sequence ATGGAACAGATGGATGTCATCGATGCGCAGGGGCGGGTGGTGGGCCGTGCGTCTCGCGAAGAGGTCTACGGCCAGAAGCTCCCCCATCGCATCGTGCATGTGATGGTGGAGCACGACGGCAAGGTCTTCCTGCAGCGCCGCTCCCTGCAGATGAAGTTCATGCCGGGCCACCTGTGCACCTCGGCGGGAGGCCATGTCGACGCGGGCGAGGCCCCGCTGGATGCCGCCCAGCGGGAGCTGCGAGAGGAGCTGGGGCTGGACAGCCCCCTCTCCCTCGTCGCGGAGTTCGTCTTCGACGACGGGCACCACCGGCGCATCTTCCTGTACCGCACCCGCTTGGACGGGGCGATGCGCTTCTCGGAGCGGGAGGTGGGCGGCGGCCTCTTCCTGGCGCCGGAGGAGCTGGGCCGCCTGCGGGACGAGCCCTGTCATCCGCAGCTGCTGCCCTGCCTGGAGCAGATGTTCCCGCTCTCGGGCGGCGGCGCGCGGCCGTGA
- a CDS encoding radical SAM protein: protein MSVRIRERHESWGTIVYDNLRDEFSAKVYEGCEPVPQSPIGCGWLVTAPCNLKCIHCYGNDEDLPSERLSTPQQLKVADEIIRAGIMRQILSGGEPLMRKDTLQVIEKLTDNGVATILGTNGTFLTAQMMKTVSKCTRVEISLDSMDERVNNEIRPSRNIKGNTYKETLRAIGLCVDSGVAPRILTCLNRHNSQHVEELAQFIYERGIRDWAISWTLNAGRAYHIYSELMPEETNHVTAVVEKLRLRYPDMQIRLSDRTVNYSRYYFLIWPNGIVGTEEIVTGKKLFFSSLVTGTVKDGWTRENYDWGAHFRKWVGDRVQVIPQETRTALSA, encoded by the coding sequence ATGTCCGTGCGTATTCGAGAGCGTCACGAGAGTTGGGGCACCATCGTTTATGACAACCTTCGCGATGAGTTCTCCGCGAAGGTGTACGAGGGCTGCGAGCCGGTGCCCCAGAGTCCCATTGGTTGTGGATGGCTGGTGACAGCCCCCTGCAATCTCAAATGCATTCATTGCTATGGCAACGACGAGGACCTGCCGTCCGAGCGCCTCTCCACGCCTCAGCAATTGAAGGTGGCAGACGAAATCATCCGTGCGGGAATCATGCGACAGATTCTCTCCGGAGGTGAGCCGCTGATGCGCAAGGACACCTTGCAAGTCATCGAGAAGCTCACCGACAACGGGGTGGCGACCATCCTGGGGACGAACGGGACCTTCCTGACGGCCCAGATGATGAAGACGGTGTCGAAGTGCACGCGCGTGGAGATCAGCCTCGACTCCATGGACGAGCGCGTGAACAACGAGATTCGTCCCAGCCGCAACATCAAGGGCAACACCTACAAGGAGACGCTCCGGGCCATCGGCCTGTGCGTGGACAGCGGCGTGGCGCCGCGCATCCTGACCTGTCTGAACCGCCACAACAGCCAGCACGTGGAGGAGCTCGCCCAGTTCATCTACGAGCGAGGCATCCGCGACTGGGCCATCTCCTGGACGCTGAACGCGGGCCGCGCCTACCACATCTACAGCGAGCTGATGCCCGAGGAGACGAACCACGTCACCGCCGTGGTGGAGAAGCTCCGCCTGCGCTACCCGGACATGCAGATCCGCCTGTCGGACCGCACGGTGAACTACAGCCGCTACTACTTCCTCATCTGGCCCAACGGCATCGTGGGGACGGAGGAGATTGTCACCGGCAAGAAGCTCTTCTTCAGCTCCCTGGTGACGGGCACGGTGAAGGACGGCTGGACGCGGGAGAACTACGACTGGGGCGCGCACTTCCGCAAGTGGGTGGGAGACCGGGTCCAGGTCATCCCCCAGGAAACCCGGACGGCCCTGAGCGCGTAG
- a CDS encoding GMC family oxidoreductase N-terminal domain-containing protein, whose translation MRLCIVGSGIAATVTARAALERGYEVVMVEAGPRTLMRDGRRWLDFVTTGVRPYNACEDTQGDANTRPQGVSERDHYLIKGSRLMAVGGSTLHWSGWTPRLQPEDFELHSRTGKGLDWPFGYAQLEPYYCQAESLLNVTGPNTPAPSHPTPWRSAPYKWDSPPYPVEAEPVRHGLKSLGISYDHIPMSRRGPGGEGVGGPCMTFGTCRYCPMGARFDPTLLHAELEAHPGFKLIDNSPVLSVDMVGDVAQGVTYRTPEGGTATLKADAVLVAAGALETPKLLWHSGFDEKRLPTLGRYLLTHPMLKVEGKLLKAPREFNGREVPMPALFSRHFDTPEQQAAGKMLFSEYPEEPDMQAWVRKENLAPGYIDSFARESRLNLHGFIEEFPQAENRLRFTGAPGERKVDLHYAVDAGFQARWQWMTDTLMKVMRASGCDEPGVWISGVIRRADHSVGTVRFGQGPESGVVDGQHRVFGTKNLFALTNGNFPNNGAINPTLTLTALSLRWSHQVLPGLKK comes from the coding sequence ATGAGGCTGTGCATCGTCGGCAGTGGTATCGCCGCCACCGTCACCGCGCGGGCCGCGCTGGAGCGGGGCTACGAAGTGGTGATGGTCGAAGCGGGCCCCAGGACGCTCATGCGGGACGGGCGCCGCTGGCTGGACTTCGTCACCACGGGCGTGCGGCCCTACAACGCCTGTGAGGACACCCAAGGCGACGCCAACACCCGGCCCCAAGGCGTCTCCGAGCGGGACCACTACCTCATCAAAGGCAGCCGGCTGATGGCCGTGGGCGGCTCCACGCTGCACTGGAGCGGCTGGACTCCGCGCCTCCAGCCCGAGGACTTCGAGCTGCACTCGCGCACCGGCAAGGGCCTCGACTGGCCGTTCGGCTATGCCCAGTTGGAGCCCTACTACTGCCAGGCCGAGTCCCTGCTCAACGTCACCGGCCCCAACACCCCGGCGCCCTCGCACCCCACGCCCTGGCGCTCCGCGCCGTACAAGTGGGACAGCCCTCCGTACCCCGTGGAGGCGGAGCCGGTGCGCCATGGCCTGAAGTCCCTGGGCATCAGCTACGACCACATCCCCATGTCGCGCCGAGGCCCCGGCGGCGAGGGCGTGGGCGGCCCCTGCATGACGTTCGGCACGTGCCGCTACTGCCCCATGGGCGCGCGCTTCGACCCCACCCTGCTGCACGCGGAGCTGGAGGCACATCCCGGCTTCAAGCTCATCGACAACAGCCCGGTGCTCTCCGTGGACATGGTGGGCGACGTGGCCCAGGGCGTCACCTACCGCACCCCCGAGGGCGGCACCGCCACCCTCAAGGCGGACGCCGTGCTGGTGGCCGCGGGCGCGCTGGAGACGCCCAAGCTCCTGTGGCACTCGGGCTTCGACGAGAAGCGCCTGCCCACTCTCGGGCGCTACCTGCTCACCCACCCGATGCTCAAGGTGGAGGGCAAGCTGCTCAAGGCGCCTCGGGAGTTCAACGGCCGCGAGGTCCCCATGCCCGCCCTCTTCTCCCGGCACTTCGACACACCGGAGCAGCAGGCCGCCGGGAAGATGCTCTTCTCCGAGTACCCGGAGGAGCCGGACATGCAGGCCTGGGTGCGCAAGGAGAACCTGGCGCCCGGCTACATCGACTCCTTCGCGCGGGAGAGCCGGCTCAACCTCCACGGCTTCATCGAGGAGTTCCCCCAGGCGGAGAACCGGCTGCGCTTCACCGGCGCGCCGGGCGAGCGCAAGGTGGACCTGCACTACGCGGTGGACGCGGGCTTCCAGGCGCGCTGGCAGTGGATGACCGACACGCTGATGAAGGTCATGCGGGCGTCGGGCTGCGACGAGCCGGGCGTCTGGATTTCGGGGGTGATTCGCCGCGCCGACCACTCGGTGGGCACGGTGCGCTTCGGCCAGGGGCCCGAGTCGGGCGTCGTGGACGGCCAGCACCGCGTCTTCGGGACGAAGAACCTCTTCGCCCTCACCAACGGCAACTTCCCGAACAACGGCGCCATCAACCCGACGCTGACGCTCACCGCCCTCTCGCTGCGCTGGTCGCATCAGGTGCTGCCGGGCCTGAAGAAGTAG
- the mxcH gene encoding TonB-dependent siderophore myxochelin receptor MxcH → MTLLAASTAPATSPVSPSRPLARPRWSVLLGALVLALPVAAQEAAPAPAAPAPVGKGDIAGRMRPCEGGDLGQSEVWLLDASERVTTLKADAQGRFLVKDLAPGAYVLHAYVPGCEPQSYRVQVAAGERADVDAALTESVTLETTIDVTGRTLSRGEERTLSAESVQVVDLEEARQQSADLGEVLSRGTGVSVQRTGGLGSPSRFSLNGFSGEQVRFFLDGIPLDMAGFGQGLANVPVNLLERVEVYRGVVPVRFGADALGGAVNLVSSDGDEPNGASLSLQAGSYGTYRGSLSGHSKLGESGFFLKGHAFGDLARNNYKVDVEVADVSGRLGAARVRRFHDGFAAGGFGLEVGVVERPFADRLSLRVFGSRARKELQHNVVMTIPYGEARSAEESLGALATWSHQGLLAGKLRLEGVGGYSRRDTDFRDMAMSVYDWYGNRGVERRQPGELDSTPADQVLRQESVLGRLHAAYELSPAQQLRVSLAPTFVTRGGEDRLKRGTDQRDPLSAQRDLLTGVGGLEHELSLWDGTLKNVAFVKGYMMRSTSEEALPEGGYRRQDQATERLGIGESLRLFLPHGMMLKASYEYATRLPGPDELFGDGVMVLANVGLRPEVSHNANLELSVSDFRTGVGTWRGSVGGFARLADQLIVLLGDDTTLSYQNVFAARSLGVEASAGWTSPGEWLSLDANSTWQDFRNAGGAGAYKSFEGDRIPNRPWLFANLTARLQRGSLLLTGDLASLSATSRYIHEFYRGWESQGLRAFKQKVSSQLTHSLGLSYTKPGPVTLSGTFEVLNVTDAKTYDFFGVQRPGRALSFKVTADF, encoded by the coding sequence ATGACGCTCCTCGCTGCCTCCACCGCTCCCGCAACAAGTCCTGTCTCGCCCAGCCGGCCTCTCGCGCGGCCTCGCTGGAGCGTGCTCCTGGGGGCGCTGGTGCTGGCGCTCCCCGTCGCCGCGCAGGAGGCCGCGCCGGCTCCGGCCGCGCCGGCTCCGGTGGGGAAGGGCGACATCGCCGGGCGGATGCGCCCTTGCGAAGGGGGCGACCTGGGGCAGTCCGAGGTGTGGCTGCTCGACGCGAGCGAGCGCGTGACGACGCTGAAGGCGGACGCGCAGGGGCGGTTCCTGGTCAAGGACCTGGCGCCCGGGGCCTACGTGCTGCACGCGTATGTGCCCGGCTGTGAGCCCCAGTCCTATCGCGTCCAGGTCGCCGCGGGAGAGCGCGCGGATGTGGACGCGGCGCTCACCGAGAGCGTCACGCTGGAGACCACCATCGACGTGACGGGGAGGACCTTGAGCCGGGGCGAGGAGCGCACCCTGTCGGCCGAGTCCGTCCAGGTCGTGGACCTCGAGGAGGCGCGTCAGCAGTCGGCGGACCTGGGCGAGGTGCTCAGCCGGGGCACGGGCGTCAGCGTGCAGCGGACGGGTGGACTGGGCTCCCCGAGCCGCTTCTCGCTCAACGGCTTCTCGGGGGAGCAGGTCCGCTTCTTCCTGGATGGCATCCCGCTGGACATGGCGGGCTTCGGGCAGGGGCTGGCCAACGTGCCGGTGAACCTGCTCGAGCGCGTGGAGGTCTACCGCGGCGTGGTCCCCGTGCGCTTCGGCGCCGACGCGCTGGGCGGCGCCGTCAACCTGGTCTCCTCGGACGGGGATGAGCCGAACGGGGCCTCCCTCTCCCTGCAGGCGGGCTCCTACGGCACGTACCGGGGCTCGCTGTCGGGGCACTCCAAGCTGGGGGAGTCGGGGTTCTTCCTGAAGGGGCATGCCTTCGGGGACCTGGCCCGCAACAACTACAAGGTGGACGTGGAGGTCGCCGACGTGTCCGGCCGCCTCGGGGCCGCGCGGGTGCGGCGCTTCCATGATGGCTTCGCCGCCGGTGGCTTCGGGCTGGAGGTGGGGGTGGTCGAGCGGCCCTTCGCGGACCGCCTCTCGCTGCGCGTGTTCGGCTCGAGGGCCCGCAAGGAGCTGCAGCACAACGTGGTGATGACCATCCCCTACGGCGAGGCGCGCTCCGCGGAGGAGAGCCTGGGCGCGCTGGCGACGTGGTCCCACCAGGGGCTCCTGGCCGGCAAGCTCCGGCTGGAGGGCGTGGGTGGCTACAGCCGCCGGGACACGGACTTCCGCGACATGGCGATGTCCGTCTACGACTGGTACGGCAACCGGGGCGTGGAGCGCCGCCAGCCGGGAGAGCTGGACAGCACGCCGGCGGACCAGGTCCTGCGGCAGGAGAGTGTCCTGGGTCGCCTGCACGCGGCCTATGAGCTCTCTCCGGCGCAGCAGCTTCGCGTCTCCCTGGCGCCGACCTTCGTGACGCGCGGGGGTGAGGACCGGCTCAAGCGGGGCACGGACCAGAGAGATCCGCTCAGCGCGCAGCGGGACCTGCTCACGGGGGTGGGCGGCCTCGAGCACGAGCTCTCCCTCTGGGATGGGACGCTCAAGAACGTCGCCTTCGTGAAGGGCTACATGATGCGCTCGACGTCGGAGGAGGCGCTCCCCGAGGGCGGCTACCGGCGGCAGGACCAGGCCACGGAGCGCCTGGGCATCGGCGAGAGCCTCCGGCTCTTCCTTCCGCACGGGATGATGCTCAAGGCCTCCTACGAATACGCCACGCGCCTGCCCGGGCCGGATGAGCTGTTCGGCGACGGGGTCATGGTGCTCGCGAACGTGGGACTGCGGCCCGAGGTGAGCCACAACGCCAACCTGGAGCTCTCCGTGTCGGACTTCCGCACCGGCGTGGGGACCTGGCGCGGGAGCGTGGGCGGCTTCGCGCGGCTGGCCGACCAGCTCATCGTCCTGCTCGGGGACGACACCACGCTGAGCTACCAGAACGTGTTCGCGGCGCGCTCCCTGGGCGTCGAGGCCTCCGCGGGCTGGACGTCGCCCGGCGAGTGGCTGTCACTCGACGCCAACAGCACCTGGCAGGATTTCCGCAACGCGGGTGGGGCGGGCGCCTACAAGTCCTTCGAGGGAGACCGCATCCCGAACCGTCCCTGGCTCTTCGCCAACCTCACCGCGAGGCTGCAGCGTGGCTCGCTCCTCCTCACGGGGGACCTCGCGTCGCTCAGCGCCACCTCGCGCTACATCCACGAGTTCTACCGAGGCTGGGAGAGCCAGGGGCTGCGCGCATTCAAGCAGAAGGTCTCCTCGCAGCTCACCCACTCCCTGGGGCTCTCGTACACGAAGCCGGGCCCCGTCACGCTGAGCGGGACCTTCGAGGTGCTCAACGTGACGGACGCGAAGACCTACGACTTCTTCGGCGTGCAGCGCCCGGGCCGCGCGCTGTCCTTCAAGGTCACCGCGGATTTCTGA